A single window of Eucalyptus grandis isolate ANBG69807.140 chromosome 1, ASM1654582v1, whole genome shotgun sequence DNA harbors:
- the LOC120294925 gene encoding uncharacterized protein LOC120294925 yields MADWVAAFAIELISHNQGNSFTRVVEVDKALQVFWASFLLLHLGGPDTITAFSLEDSSLWRRHLLSLIFQISAAIYVFAHIFPNDKSLMIPTMLVFSSGIIKNLERILALNLSSLPRLREWVQEFPNVDQNKLAEELDVLGDGYSDEEEPRLAESIVVKHAYFFFQIFKVFLRDLIFTHRERKFSREYFNKVSAMDALRVISVELHFMYEVLHTKALAIRYKWNYIFRFIAIIDVVVAFVLFNRLKKHRLPELDLKITYSLLFGGIFLDVVALFMLVFSDWTIARIKWYDTGSFKPNSFLHDWVSALYDLRKPQFIPLESKSNVDVTYMALDTPLIFRRWSESIFACNILSEKLEESPRKMYKCNRHWVIIAFSNIYNFPFRMAKKIISSFHQASETIIGGCGSGFHMYGYIPMIANTKYVSKNPFVKKLWIFIFKEVRRKSKNADDQIEVMKIFEAKGDLFLNSSLWENNCGNLSVYVTKINYDASIILWHLATEIWYNREKSTTRNDEREYSKILSNYMLYLVLNQPNVVSTVAGNAQMILAETLRVLRKCPSLATKDVEGLCNAL; encoded by the coding sequence ATGGCTGACTGGGTAGCTGCATTCGCAATCGAGCTCATCTCTCACAACCAAGGCAATTCATTCACTCGTGTAGTTGAAGTAGATAAAGCACTTCAGGTATTTTGGGCCTCATTTCTTTTGTTACATCTTGGTGGTCCGGACACCATCACTGCCTTCTCTTTGGAGGATAGTTCACTTTGGCGACGGCATCTGCTTAGTCTCATCTTCCAAATCAGTGCCGCCATCTATGTCTTTGCGCATATATTTCCTAACGACAAGTCACTAATGATCCCAACGATGCTAGTGTTTTCTTCCGggatcataaaaaatttggagAGGATATTAGCACTCAATCTCTCAAGCCTACCAAGGCTTAGGGAATGGGTGCAGGAGTTTCCTAATGTTGACCAGAATAAGTTGGCTGAAGAACTCGATGTTCTAGGGGATGGATATTCTGATGAAGAAGAACCAAGGCTTGCCGAGAGTATTGTGGTGAAGCATGcttatttcttctttcaaatttttaaggTCTTCCTCAGAGATCTCATATTCACTCATAGAGAACGCAAATTCAGCCGTGAATATTTCAACAAAGTTTCTGCAATGGACGCGTTGAGGGTGATATCAGTGGAACTCCATTTCATGTATGAGGTGCTCCACACAAAAGCATTGGCAATACGTTACAAGTGGAACTACATTTTTCGTTTCATAGCCATCATTGACGTTGTGGtggcttttgttttgtttaatcGCTTGAAGAAGCATCGGCTCCCAGAACTTGAtttgaaaattacttattccCTTCTTTTCGGAGGGATTTTTCTTGATGTGGTTGCTCTGTTTATGCTCGTTTTCTCTGATTGGACTATTGCTAGAATCAAGTGGTATGACACGGGATCATTTAAACCAAATTCATTTCTCCATGATTGGGTATCTGCCTTATATGACTTGAGGAAGCCCCAATTCATTCCATTAGAATCAAAGTCTAATGTCGATGTTACTTACATGGCCTTAGATACACCATTAATATTTCGAAGGTGGTCAGAATCCATATTTGCTTGCAACATTTTATCAGAGAAATTGGAGGAGAGTCCAAGAAAGATGTACAAGTGCAATCGGCACTGGGTCATCATTGCTTTTTCTAATATCTACAATTTTCCATTCCGTATGGCTAAGAagatcatttcttcttttcatcaaGCTAGTGAGACAATCATCGGAGGTTGTGGTTCGGGGTTTCATATGTATGGATACATACCAATGATTGCAAATACAAAGTATGTGTCAAAGAATCCCTTTGTTAAGAAATTATGGATCTTTATTTTTAAGGAGGTGAGACGTAAGTCCAAAAATGCGGATGATCAGATAGAAGTGATGAAGATATTTGAAGCTAAAGGTGATCTATTTCTTAATAGTAGCTTGTGGGAGAATAATTGTGGCAATCTTTCAGTGTATGTCACCAAGATCAATTACGATGCCAGTATTATACTGTGGCATCTTGCTACTGAAATCTGGTACAATAGAGAGAAATCCACAACCagaaatgatgaaagggaataTAGTAAGATCCTCTCCAACTACATGTTGTATCTTGTACTTAATCAGCCTAATGTGGTGTCCACTGTGGCGGGCAATGCCCAAATGATATTGGCAGAGACGTTGCGCGTGCTAAGAAAGTGCCCCAGTCTTGCAACCAAGGATGTGGAGGGGCTATGCAACGCATTGTAA